The Pseudomonas allokribbensis genome has a window encoding:
- a CDS encoding gamma-carboxygeranoyl-CoA hydratase yields MSDFNTLELQSDPRGFATLWLSREEKNNAFNAEMIRELILALDKVASDASLRFLLVRGRGKHFSAGADLAWMQQSAELDYHTNLDDARELAELMYNLAKLKIPTVAVVQGAAFGGALGLISCCDMAIGSDDAQFCLSEVRIGLAPAVISPFVVQAIGERAARRYALTAERFGGQRAREIGLLSESYPAAELEQKVEQWVDNLLLNSPAAMRASKDLLREVGNGALTPALRRYTENAIARIRVSPEGQEGLRAFLQKRLPSWQAATTTKEPR; encoded by the coding sequence CTGAGCCGCGAAGAAAAGAACAACGCGTTCAACGCCGAGATGATCCGCGAACTGATCCTGGCGCTGGACAAGGTCGCCAGCGATGCCAGCCTGCGCTTTTTGCTGGTACGCGGACGCGGCAAGCACTTCAGCGCCGGCGCCGATCTGGCCTGGATGCAGCAATCGGCCGAACTCGATTACCACACCAACCTCGACGACGCCCGGGAACTGGCGGAGCTGATGTACAACCTCGCCAAACTGAAAATCCCGACCGTGGCCGTGGTGCAAGGCGCGGCGTTCGGCGGTGCGCTGGGTCTGATCAGTTGCTGCGACATGGCGATTGGTTCCGATGACGCGCAGTTCTGTCTGTCAGAAGTGCGAATCGGTCTGGCGCCGGCGGTGATCAGCCCGTTCGTGGTGCAAGCCATCGGCGAACGCGCGGCCCGGCGTTATGCGCTGACGGCCGAGCGTTTTGGCGGCCAACGGGCGCGTGAAATTGGATTGCTCTCCGAAAGTTATCCGGCGGCCGAGCTTGAACAGAAAGTCGAACAATGGGTCGACAACCTGCTGCTCAACAGCCCCGCCGCCATGCGTGCCAGCAAGGATCTGCTGCGTGAAGTCGGCAACGGCGCCCTGACCCCGGCCCTGCGTCGCTACACCGAAAACGCCATCGCCCGCATCCGCGTCAGCCCGGAAGGCCAGGAAGGCTTGCGGGCCTTTTTGCAGAAACGCCTACCGAGCTGGCAAGCCGCAACCACCACCAAGGAGCCGCGTTGA
- a CDS encoding acetyl/propionyl/methylcrotonyl-CoA carboxylase subunit alpha: protein MSAPVLTTLLVANRGEIACRVMRTAKALGLTTVAVHSATDREARHSREADIRVDLGGSKAADSYLQIDKLIAAAKASGAHAIHPGYGFLSENAGFARAIEAAGLIFLGPPASAIDAMGSKSAAKALMETAGVPLVPGYHGEAQDLDTFRDACERIGYPVLLKATAGGGGKGMKVVEDVSQLAEALASAQREAQSSFGDSRMLVEKYLLKPRHVEIQVFADQHGNCLYLNERDCSIQRRHQKVVEEAPAPGLSPELRRAMGEAAVRSAQAIGYVGAGTVEFLLDARGEFFFMEMNTRLQVEHPVTEAITGLDLVAWQIRVARGEALPITQDQVPLNGHAIEVRLYAEDPSNDFLPATGRLDLYRESTVGPGRRVDAGVEEGDEISPFYDPMLGKLIAWGEDREQARLRLLSMLDEFAIGGLKTNINFLRRIIGHPAFAAAELDTGFIPRYQEQLLPAPAALSDEFWDAAAQAFAQSLPGMTREDDPASPWALHSGLRAGLPREITLHLSCEGQDRALTLGAGGNAKLIGEQLVIERDGLRRQLRAIRRDNALYLQWDGELRRIETYDPISAVEASHSHQGGLTAPMNGSIVRVLVEAGQTVEAGAQLVVLEAMKMEHSIRAPHAGVIKALYCQEGEMVSEGSALVELEEA from the coding sequence ATGAGCGCACCTGTTCTCACCACCCTGCTGGTGGCCAACCGTGGCGAAATCGCTTGCCGGGTGATGCGCACCGCCAAGGCACTGGGCCTGACCACCGTGGCCGTGCACAGCGCCACCGACCGTGAAGCGCGGCACAGCCGTGAAGCGGATATCCGCGTCGATCTGGGCGGCAGCAAAGCGGCCGACAGTTATCTGCAAATCGACAAACTGATCGCGGCGGCCAAGGCCAGCGGCGCCCATGCGATTCATCCGGGTTATGGTTTTCTTTCGGAAAACGCCGGGTTTGCCCGCGCCATCGAAGCGGCGGGCCTGATCTTCCTCGGCCCGCCGGCCTCGGCCATTGATGCGATGGGCAGCAAATCCGCCGCCAAGGCTCTGATGGAAACGGCCGGCGTGCCGCTGGTGCCGGGTTATCACGGTGAGGCCCAGGATCTGGACACCTTCCGCGATGCTTGCGAGCGCATTGGCTATCCAGTACTGCTCAAGGCCACTGCCGGCGGTGGTGGCAAGGGCATGAAGGTCGTTGAAGACGTCAGCCAGTTGGCTGAAGCGCTGGCCTCGGCCCAGCGTGAAGCGCAGTCGTCGTTCGGCGATTCGCGGATGCTCGTGGAGAAATACCTGCTCAAGCCGCGCCACGTGGAAATCCAGGTGTTCGCCGATCAGCATGGTAATTGCCTGTATTTGAATGAGCGCGACTGCTCGATTCAGCGCAGACACCAGAAGGTCGTTGAGGAGGCACCGGCACCGGGGCTGAGCCCGGAGTTGCGCCGGGCCATGGGCGAAGCGGCGGTGCGTTCGGCGCAGGCCATCGGTTATGTCGGCGCTGGCACGGTGGAGTTTCTGCTGGACGCTCGCGGCGAGTTTTTCTTCATGGAGATGAACACGCGGCTGCAGGTCGAACACCCGGTCACCGAGGCCATCACCGGGCTCGATCTGGTGGCGTGGCAGATTCGCGTTGCTCGTGGCGAAGCGTTGCCGATCACTCAGGATCAGGTGCCGCTGAACGGGCATGCGATTGAAGTGCGGCTGTATGCGGAAGATCCGTCGAACGATTTCCTGCCGGCGACCGGACGCCTCGATCTGTATCGCGAATCCACCGTTGGGCCGGGGCGCCGTGTTGATGCGGGCGTTGAGGAAGGCGATGAGATTTCGCCGTTTTATGACCCGATGCTCGGCAAGCTGATTGCCTGGGGCGAGGATCGTGAACAGGCGCGGTTGCGATTGCTGAGCATGCTCGATGAGTTCGCGATTGGCGGGTTGAAGACCAACATCAACTTCCTGCGTCGAATTATCGGTCATCCGGCGTTTGCGGCGGCGGAGCTGGATACCGGGTTCATTCCGCGCTATCAGGAGCAGTTGCTGCCAGCGCCTGCTGCGCTGAGCGATGAATTCTGGGATGCGGCGGCGCAGGCTTTTGCACAGAGTTTGCCGGGGATGACTCGGGAAGATGATCCGGCCTCACCTTGGGCGCTTCACAGCGGCTTGCGCGCGGGGTTGCCACGTGAAATCACTCTGCATTTGAGTTGCGAGGGGCAGGATCGGGCGCTCACGCTCGGTGCTGGCGGCAATGCAAAATTGATCGGCGAGCAACTGGTGATCGAGCGCGATGGTTTGCGTCGCCAGCTCCGGGCAATTCGTCGCGATAACGCGCTGTACCTGCAATGGGACGGCGAGCTGCGACGCATTGAAACGTACGACCCGATCAGCGCTGTCGAAGCCAGTCACAGCCATCAGGGCGGTCTGACTGCGCCGATGAACGGCAGCATCGTACGGGTGCTGGTGGAGGCTGGGCAAACGGTTGAAGCCGGCGCTCAACTGGTGGTGCTGGAAGCGATGAAGATGGAGCACAGCATCCGCGCCCCCCATGCCGGTGTGATCAAGGCGCTGTATTGCCAGGAAGGTGAAATGGTCAGCGAAGGCAGCGCGCTGGTCGAGCTGGAAGAAGCTTGA
- a CDS encoding LexA family protein: protein MDKWIELVKAKMSELNVTQVELGERVGMSQGGIGHWLNKRREPGITQMNRVLKALGMEFLEVAVVIREPQVDKDDEMPLAQKYNPYFRYPVSDWKTPIEARESQPAYSSGKDKRRFELTDYHARGPAFWLTVMGNSMTAPTGQSIGEGMLILVDPAVEAEPGKLVIAQWQDSDEAVFRKLIEEGGQRYLMPLNPTWPKAVFTDECRIIGVVVQASAKY, encoded by the coding sequence ATGGATAAATGGATTGAGTTGGTCAAGGCCAAAATGAGTGAACTCAATGTCACTCAAGTCGAACTCGGCGAGCGCGTCGGCATGTCTCAGGGCGGTATCGGCCATTGGCTGAACAAACGCCGTGAGCCCGGCATCACGCAGATGAACCGCGTGCTGAAAGCGCTGGGCATGGAGTTTCTCGAAGTCGCGGTAGTGATCCGCGAACCGCAAGTCGACAAGGACGACGAAATGCCTCTGGCGCAGAAGTACAACCCTTACTTCCGCTATCCGGTCAGCGACTGGAAAACCCCGATCGAGGCCCGTGAAAGCCAACCAGCGTATTCGAGCGGCAAGGACAAGCGACGTTTCGAACTGACGGATTACCATGCCCGAGGCCCGGCGTTCTGGCTCACGGTAATGGGCAACTCGATGACCGCACCAACCGGGCAGAGCATCGGCGAGGGCATGCTGATCCTGGTGGATCCGGCGGTGGAGGCGGAGCCCGGCAAACTGGTGATCGCCCAGTGGCAGGACAGTGACGAGGCAGTTTTCCGCAAACTGATCGAAGAGGGCGGCCAGCGTTACCTGATGCCGCTCAATCCGACCTGGCCGAAAGCCGTGTTTACCGACGAGTGCCGAATTATCGGTGTCGTGGTTCAGGCATCGGCCAAGTACTAG
- a CDS encoding DUF6124 family protein, translating into MNITSKDLPDLQMDTTFTSAQGCAAAQRALDYYLKPAVSEPDVEERFFGVNSNLSGEESLVHASDLLRCAAATAFKAADGLQGVSRDLAFSVVHMVDMARAMVDHSLDGGVR; encoded by the coding sequence ATGAACATCACCAGCAAAGACCTGCCCGACCTGCAAATGGACACCACCTTCACGTCTGCGCAAGGTTGCGCCGCTGCGCAGCGGGCATTGGACTATTACTTGAAACCGGCTGTGTCAGAACCGGATGTGGAGGAACGCTTTTTCGGCGTGAACAGCAACCTGAGTGGCGAAGAATCCCTGGTCCACGCCTCGGATTTGCTGCGATGTGCAGCGGCCACGGCATTCAAGGCAGCAGACGGCTTGCAGGGTGTCAGTCGGGATTTGGCTTTTTCGGTCGTGCACATGGTGGACATGGCACGAGCGATGGTCGATCACTCGCTCGATGGCGGTGTTCGCTGA
- a CDS encoding M14 family metallopeptidase, translated as MTVAKSSFDISANFDSGNIQVIDISNPLSPVLAIRPDTRSAHFQWFHFKASGLHVHQEHWFRLVNASQSSYNKAWTGYQAVASYDHVNWFRIPTQFEGDSLRFCLEAEQTHAWFAYFEPYSRGRHDWLIEQALTKAGTELLATGKSVEGRDIQLLRKGTGAEGRRKIWIIAQQHPGEHMAEWFMEGVIERLEHHNDPVLNKLLESADLYLVPNMNPDGAFHGHLRTNAIGQDLNRAWQNASQEVSPEVLFVQQQMEKYGVDLFLDVHGDEEIPHVFTAGCEGNPGYTPRIEKLEEHFRSHLKHTTKDFQTKYGYTRDEPGQANMTLACNSVGQKFDCLSLTLEMPFKDHDDAPNPLTGWSGQRSKQLGKDVLTTIADMVDTLR; from the coding sequence ATGACCGTGGCCAAATCTTCGTTCGACATCAGCGCCAACTTCGACAGCGGCAACATCCAAGTCATCGACATCAGCAACCCGCTCAGCCCGGTTCTGGCGATTCGGCCAGATACCCGCAGCGCCCACTTCCAGTGGTTCCACTTCAAGGCCAGCGGCCTGCATGTTCATCAGGAACACTGGTTCCGCCTGGTCAACGCCAGCCAGTCCTCCTACAACAAGGCCTGGACCGGCTATCAGGCCGTCGCTTCCTACGACCACGTCAACTGGTTCCGCATTCCGACCCAATTCGAAGGCGACAGCCTGCGCTTCTGCCTTGAAGCCGAGCAGACTCACGCCTGGTTCGCCTACTTCGAACCCTACAGCCGTGGCCGTCATGACTGGCTGATCGAGCAAGCGCTGACCAAGGCCGGCACCGAGCTGCTGGCCACTGGCAAAAGCGTCGAAGGCCGTGATATTCAACTGCTGCGCAAAGGCACTGGCGCTGAAGGTCGACGCAAGATCTGGATCATCGCCCAGCAACACCCGGGCGAGCACATGGCCGAGTGGTTCATGGAAGGCGTGATCGAACGTCTGGAGCATCACAACGATCCAGTGCTGAACAAACTGCTGGAAAGTGCCGATCTGTACCTGGTGCCGAACATGAACCCGGACGGTGCCTTCCACGGCCACCTGCGCACCAACGCCATCGGGCAGGACCTGAACCGCGCCTGGCAGAACGCCAGTCAGGAAGTCAGCCCTGAAGTCCTTTTCGTACAGCAGCAAATGGAAAAGTACGGCGTCGATCTGTTCCTCGACGTACACGGCGATGAAGAAATCCCCCACGTGTTCACTGCCGGCTGCGAAGGAAATCCGGGCTACACCCCGCGGATCGAGAAACTCGAAGAACACTTCCGCAGCCACCTGAAACACACCACCAAAGACTTCCAGACCAAGTACGGCTACACCCGCGACGAACCGGGTCAGGCCAACATGACCCTGGCGTGCAACAGCGTCGGCCAGAAATTCGACTGCCTGTCGCTGACCCTGGAAATGCCGTTCAAGGATCATGATGACGCACCGAACCCGCTCACCGGCTGGTCGGGCCAACGCTCGAAACAATTGGGCAAAGACGTGCTGACCACCATCGCCGACATGGTCGACACCCTGCGCTGA
- a CDS encoding MFS transporter, which produces MKAQTLGSGVVLLFAIACGLAVGNVYYAQPLLDAMAAAFNLSPASIGIVITLTQVGYGVGLILLVPLGDLLNRRRLIVTQTLLSAAALLMIALATSSTWLLIGMTLTGLLAVVTQVLVAYAATLAIPAQRGHVVGVITSGIVVGILLARTVAGGMADLAGWRAIYLLSAGLTLVMALLLFRVLPKDESPQPATSYTVLIASVFRLFQEEPVLRQRAILALLTFASAMVLWTPMVLPLAAPPLSLSHSEIGLFGLAGAAGALAAARAGRLADRGFGQWVSGLSLLLMLGSWLPIAFTQSSLWALLLGVITLDLGLQAVHVTSQSMIYSVRPQAQSRLTAGYMLFYSIGSAVGSIASTAMYAWAGWPGVCWLGAGINMVALLYWWRTLAPQKRGEQTCSLATPD; this is translated from the coding sequence ATGAAAGCTCAAACACTCGGCAGCGGCGTGGTGTTGCTGTTCGCCATTGCCTGCGGTCTGGCGGTGGGTAACGTGTATTACGCTCAACCGCTGTTGGATGCCATGGCCGCAGCGTTCAACCTGTCGCCCGCCAGTATCGGCATCGTCATCACGCTGACCCAGGTCGGCTACGGCGTCGGGCTGATACTGCTCGTGCCGCTCGGCGATCTGCTCAACCGTCGGCGCTTGATTGTCACGCAAACCCTGTTGTCCGCCGCGGCATTGCTGATGATCGCGCTGGCAACCAGCAGCACCTGGCTGCTGATCGGCATGACCCTGACCGGTCTGCTCGCCGTCGTCACTCAAGTGCTGGTGGCCTATGCCGCAACCCTGGCCATCCCGGCGCAACGCGGACACGTCGTCGGCGTCATCACCAGCGGCATCGTGGTCGGCATTTTGCTCGCGCGCACTGTGGCTGGCGGGATGGCGGATCTGGCCGGTTGGCGGGCGATTTATCTGTTATCCGCAGGGCTGACGCTGGTCATGGCGTTGCTACTGTTTCGCGTGCTGCCCAAGGACGAGAGCCCGCAACCGGCAACATCCTATACAGTGCTGATCGCCTCGGTGTTCCGGTTATTCCAAGAGGAACCGGTACTGCGACAACGGGCGATTCTGGCCTTGCTGACCTTCGCCAGCGCCATGGTCCTGTGGACGCCGATGGTGCTACCGCTCGCCGCCCCGCCGCTGTCGCTTTCCCACAGTGAAATCGGATTGTTCGGACTGGCCGGCGCGGCTGGCGCACTGGCGGCTGCAAGAGCTGGGCGCTTGGCGGATAGAGGGTTCGGCCAATGGGTCAGCGGCCTGTCCTTGCTGCTGATGCTCGGCTCATGGCTGCCGATTGCCTTTACCCAATCCTCGTTGTGGGCGCTGCTGCTAGGCGTGATCACTTTGGATCTGGGCCTGCAAGCTGTGCACGTCACCAGCCAGAGCATGATCTACAGCGTCCGCCCGCAGGCACAGAGCCGACTGACCGCCGGCTACATGCTGTTTTACTCGATTGGTAGCGCCGTGGGCTCAATTGCATCGACCGCCATGTACGCCTGGGCAGGATGGCCGGGTGTCTGCTGGTTGGGTGCCGGAATCAACATGGTCGCGTTGTTGTACTGGTGGCGAACGCTGGCACCGCAAAAACGTGGCGAGCAGACTTGCTCCCTCGCCACGCCAGATTAA
- a CDS encoding cytochrome b, with protein sequence MRTPPTHFNPLARLLHWLMALMIIAMLFIGAGMVTSVSARHEWLINLHKPLGIAILLLVIVRILVRLGTRQPPLPEDLPGWQVMAAKASHVLLYALMLVLPLLGWAMISAAGDPVMLGHSLQLPSILPADAQVFALLRKAHGYLAYLLFLTVLLHLAAALFHGWVRRDEVLDSMLRGRSRD encoded by the coding sequence ATGAGAACGCCACCGACGCATTTCAATCCGCTGGCGCGACTGCTGCACTGGCTGATGGCGCTGATGATCATCGCCATGCTGTTTATCGGCGCCGGTATGGTGACCTCGGTATCGGCGCGGCATGAATGGCTGATCAACCTGCACAAACCGCTTGGCATTGCGATTCTGTTGCTGGTGATCGTGCGCATTCTGGTGCGACTGGGCACGCGTCAGCCGCCGCTGCCGGAGGACTTGCCGGGTTGGCAGGTGATGGCGGCCAAGGCGTCGCATGTGTTGTTGTACGCGCTGATGCTGGTGTTGCCGCTGCTGGGTTGGGCGATGATCAGCGCGGCGGGGGATCCGGTGATGCTTGGCCATTCGTTGCAATTGCCGTCGATCCTGCCGGCGGATGCCCAGGTGTTTGCGCTGTTGCGCAAGGCACACGGTTATCTGGCGTATCTGTTGTTTCTGACCGTGTTGCTGCACCTGGCGGCGGCGCTGTTCCATGGTTGGGTGCGCCGTGACGAGGTGCTCGACAGCATGCTGCGGGGACGGAGTCGCGACTGA